In the Pseudanabaena sp. PCC 7367 genome, one interval contains:
- a CDS encoding ABC transporter ATP-binding protein, whose product MKVELRGISKNFGKVRANQDISITIPAGAIVGLLGENGAGKSTLVKILSGFISSDRGEIWLDDRLVQLKSPAHAVRSGIGMLHQDPLDFAPLTVLDNFMTGQSNRFGRFWLDRKTAKRQLKQLGQQYGFTLAADRLVAKLSVGERQQLEILRLLSLGVNTLILDEPTTGISLPQKLLLFATIRELAAAGKSIIFVSHKLEDVETLCDRVVVMRQGRIVGELNLKQNFALNIKDIINISPQEPGLVNSVANSSSASTSDASTSEQIDQLVEMMFGRELAVANKPETAQADPSLRLEAIEVRSDRLNLSIKQFTAQQGEVIGLAGLEGNGQRLLLLLCAGLLTANSGHIYLGDTNMTNRTYQQYLRTGVSYIPADRLAEGLVGGLSIQEHFALRSIDTSGSTLGRTFINWRNTLAKTHRAINTYNIRGFPTSRVEQLSGGNQQRTQLALLAENLNLLLMEHPTRGLDIDSAQWVWQQMVERCRQGTTILFISADLDEIMQWSDRVLVFSGGQVTEPIATKNLTVDRLGQMIGGKF is encoded by the coding sequence CACGATTCCGGCTGGGGCGATCGTCGGGTTGCTGGGGGAAAATGGCGCTGGTAAAAGCACCCTGGTCAAAATTTTAAGTGGTTTTATCTCTAGCGATCGCGGTGAAATTTGGCTAGACGATCGCTTAGTTCAACTCAAAAGCCCTGCCCATGCGGTGCGATCGGGGATTGGCATGTTACACCAAGACCCGCTAGATTTTGCGCCACTGACGGTTTTAGACAACTTTATGACCGGGCAATCCAATCGTTTTGGTCGGTTCTGGCTCGATCGTAAAACCGCAAAAAGGCAACTTAAACAACTGGGGCAGCAGTATGGATTCACCCTGGCAGCCGATCGATTGGTGGCAAAGTTGAGCGTAGGCGAGCGGCAACAACTTGAAATCTTGCGATTGTTATCGTTGGGAGTAAATACCCTGATCCTGGATGAGCCGACTACTGGGATCTCTTTGCCCCAGAAATTATTATTATTTGCCACGATCAGGGAATTAGCCGCCGCCGGAAAATCAATTATTTTTGTATCCCACAAGCTTGAGGATGTAGAAACTCTTTGCGATCGCGTGGTGGTGATGCGGCAGGGGCGGATCGTTGGGGAATTGAATCTGAAGCAGAATTTTGCTTTAAATATTAAAGATATTATCAATATTTCACCACAGGAGCCAGGTCTAGTTAACTCTGTGGCTAATTCTAGCTCTGCATCCACATCCGATGCATCCACATCCGAACAGATCGATCAACTGGTCGAGATGATGTTCGGGCGGGAACTTGCGGTTGCCAACAAACCAGAGACAGCCCAGGCCGATCCCAGTTTGCGCCTGGAAGCGATCGAAGTGCGTAGCGATCGCCTTAACCTGAGTATTAAGCAATTCACCGCCCAGCAGGGTGAAGTAATTGGCCTAGCAGGACTGGAGGGCAACGGCCAGAGGTTATTACTATTGCTGTGTGCTGGCTTATTAACGGCAAATTCGGGGCATATTTATCTGGGCGATACCAATATGACCAATCGCACCTATCAGCAATATCTGCGCACAGGGGTGAGTTATATACCAGCCGATCGCCTGGCAGAAGGTTTGGTGGGCGGTTTATCCATTCAAGAGCATTTTGCCCTGCGATCGATCGATACATCCGGCAGTACCCTTGGCCGCACATTTATTAACTGGCGTAATACCCTGGCCAAAACCCATCGCGCGATTAATACCTATAATATTCGCGGCTTTCCCACCTCCAGAGTCGAGCAGCTTTCTGGTGGCAATCAACAACGTACCCAGTTGGCCTTACTGGCTGAAAATTTAAACCTGTTGCTGATGGAACACCCGACCAGGGGGCTGGATATTGATTCAGCACAATGGGTCTGGCAACAGATGGTGGAGCGCTGCCGCCAGGGCACAACGATTTTGTTTATTTCTGCCGACCTCGATGAGATTATGCAATGGAGCGATCGGGTGTTGGTATTTAGTGGTGGTCAGGTCACTGAACCGATCGCTACCAAAAATTTGACGGTCGATCGATTAGGTCAGATGATTGGCGGTAAGTTCTAA
- a CDS encoding ABC transporter permease, giving the protein MRLIYYRLGSLLLSLVFIAGVILLAGASPIAVVASMWKGAFGSADQLARVVATLAPLLLCASGLVFTFTAGLYNLGIEGQIAFGAIATMVVVQPLQNAPLPPGLIIILALGGGIIGGALWGLVCGLLNVYGKVNEIFAGLGLNFVAQGLALYLVFGPWQRPGVASMSGTELINQSLWLAKIGNTEASPIALALGIAAVMITAIAVRGTYFGLKLKAVGNNLRAAHVLGIPAIRQLLLAFMICGAMAGLAGSLQVLAVFHRFLPGISSNLGFLALLVIMLVNYEPLLILPIAFLFSALNIGSLQLPLSLDLESSLSGVIQGSLLLFALLGQGLADRFPGTKTPRSIDSPDSSNRSEPIAEPNS; this is encoded by the coding sequence ATGAGACTGATTTACTATCGCCTCGGGTCTTTGCTGCTGTCGCTGGTGTTTATCGCTGGCGTAATTCTGCTGGCGGGAGCCTCACCGATCGCGGTGGTGGCCAGTATGTGGAAGGGGGCCTTTGGCAGCGCTGACCAATTGGCCAGGGTCGTTGCCACCCTTGCGCCATTATTACTCTGTGCCAGTGGTTTGGTGTTCACCTTCACGGCTGGATTATATAACCTGGGGATCGAGGGGCAGATTGCCTTTGGCGCGATCGCCACGATGGTAGTAGTGCAACCATTGCAAAACGCACCTTTGCCACCTGGATTGATTATAATTCTGGCGCTTGGTGGCGGCATTATTGGTGGGGCGCTGTGGGGGTTGGTGTGTGGTTTGCTCAATGTCTATGGCAAGGTAAATGAGATTTTTGCTGGCCTGGGCTTGAATTTTGTGGCGCAGGGACTAGCTCTGTATTTAGTATTTGGCCCCTGGCAACGGCCTGGTGTGGCCTCAATGAGTGGCACTGAGCTAATTAATCAATCCCTGTGGCTGGCTAAAATTGGCAATACTGAAGCAAGTCCGATCGCCCTGGCTTTAGGCATTGCGGCGGTGATGATCACGGCGATCGCAGTGCGGGGGACTTATTTTGGGCTCAAGCTCAAGGCGGTGGGCAACAATCTCCGCGCGGCTCATGTGCTCGGTATTCCAGCGATTAGACAGCTTCTGCTGGCTTTTATGATCTGCGGCGCTATGGCAGGGTTGGCTGGTTCGCTTCAGGTGCTGGCAGTGTTTCATCGCTTTCTGCCGGGGATTTCTAGTAATCTGGGTTTTTTGGCTTTACTGGTGATCATGCTGGTTAACTATGAACCGCTGTTGATTTTGCCGATCGCCTTTTTGTTTAGTGCCCTGAATATTGGCAGTTTACAATTGCCGCTGTCCCTTGATTTAGAATCTTCTCTGTCTGGCGTAATTCAAGGATCGCTGTTGTTGTTTGCTTTGCTGGGGCAGGGGCTGGCCGATCGCTTCCCTGGTACAAAAACACCGCGATCGATTGATAGCCCAGATAGTTCTAATCGGTCTGAGCCGATCGCTGAGCCTAACTCCTAG
- a CDS encoding ABC transporter permease — MDIEQIIIILSTAIASSTPLIYACIGETITERSGTINLSAEGTMLMGAMTGFAAAKYSDSLLVGFLAAGTVGALIALIVAVGAITLRRSQVAIGFVLALLCGDLSSFLGNPVVRIPGPTVPSFKLPILQHIPVVGQLLFQSDLLVYCSYLLIIGTWIFFYRTPAGLTLRSIGEQPAAAFARGHNVIWQRYLYTLIGGALMGIAGAAFSLDFKAGWSHRHTAGYGWIALAIVIFGSWNPLRVAGGVYLFGILQSLASVAQDTITGVPTQIFNVAPFALMILMLALTSGEWLERLLQYLPAPLRSAIANTIRTRPPAALGKPFKQD, encoded by the coding sequence TTGGACATAGAGCAAATTATTATTATCCTCAGTACGGCGATCGCTTCTTCCACACCCTTGATCTATGCCTGCATTGGCGAGACGATCACCGAGCGATCGGGCACAATTAATCTCTCGGCCGAAGGCACCATGCTGATGGGGGCGATGACTGGCTTTGCGGCGGCTAAATACAGCGATAGCTTACTGGTGGGTTTTCTGGCCGCCGGGACAGTGGGCGCATTGATTGCCCTGATTGTGGCGGTGGGGGCAATTACGCTGAGGCGATCGCAGGTGGCGATCGGGTTTGTGCTGGCGCTGCTATGTGGCGATCTTTCTTCTTTTCTGGGTAATCCAGTGGTGCGGATTCCAGGGCCAACTGTGCCCAGTTTCAAGCTACCAATTTTGCAGCATATTCCAGTGGTGGGGCAATTACTATTCCAGAGCGATTTGCTGGTGTATTGCAGCTATTTATTAATTATTGGCACCTGGATTTTTTTCTATCGCACCCCGGCTGGCCTAACGCTACGATCGATCGGTGAACAACCGGCAGCGGCCTTTGCCCGTGGTCATAATGTAATCTGGCAACGCTATCTTTATACGCTGATTGGTGGGGCGCTGATGGGGATCGCGGGCGCTGCTTTTTCGCTGGATTTCAAGGCGGGTTGGAGTCATCGCCATACCGCTGGTTATGGTTGGATTGCCCTGGCGATCGTGATTTTTGGCAGTTGGAATCCGCTGCGGGTGGCAGGTGGCGTTTATTTATTTGGCATATTGCAATCGTTGGCGAGTGTAGCACAGGATACAATTACTGGAGTGCCCACCCAGATTTTTAATGTGGCTCCATTTGCGCTCATGATTCTAATGCTGGCGCTAACCTCTGGCGAATGGTTGGAACGCTTGTTGCAATATTTACCTGCACCGCTGAGGTCGGCGATCGCCAATACGATCCGCACTAGGCCACCTGCGGCTTTGGGTAAACCATTCAAGCAGGATTAG
- a CDS encoding acetyl-CoA carboxylase carboxyltransferase subunit alpha has translation MAERLILLDFEKPLAELENRIDQVRNLAKENGIEADDKIVEQITQLELRADSLRQEIFNSLTPMQRMQVARHPRRPSTYDYIQAMTDDWMELHGDRRGNDDPALVGGFARLGEHPVIILGHQKGRDTKDNVARNFGMASPGGYRKALRLMEHADRFGIPVITFIDTPGAYPGVAAEEQGQGEAIAVNLRQMFSFGIPIVCTVIGEGGSGGALGIGVGNHLMMFEHSIYTVATPEACAAILWRDAAKSYKAAEALKITATDLKSLGVVDQILPEPIGGAHRNPLAAAATLKEALIGNLDRLIQLEPGQLKQHRYEKFRQIGVFLE, from the coding sequence ATGGCAGAACGTTTAATCTTACTAGACTTTGAAAAACCCCTGGCGGAGCTGGAAAACCGGATCGATCAGGTACGCAACCTGGCAAAAGAGAATGGCATCGAAGCCGATGACAAGATAGTTGAGCAGATTACCCAGCTAGAGCTACGGGCTGACTCATTGCGCCAGGAAATTTTTAATTCACTCACGCCAATGCAACGGATGCAGGTGGCCAGACATCCCCGTCGTCCCAGTACCTATGACTACATTCAAGCGATGACCGATGATTGGATGGAACTGCATGGCGATCGGCGCGGCAATGATGATCCAGCGCTGGTGGGTGGATTTGCCCGCTTGGGTGAGCATCCAGTCATAATTTTGGGGCATCAAAAGGGGCGAGATACCAAAGACAATGTGGCACGTAATTTTGGCATGGCTTCCCCCGGTGGCTATCGCAAGGCGCTGAGGTTAATGGAACATGCCGATCGCTTTGGGATTCCGGTAATTACGTTTATTGACACGCCTGGTGCTTATCCTGGGGTAGCAGCCGAAGAACAGGGGCAGGGTGAGGCGATCGCAGTTAACCTCAGGCAAATGTTTAGCTTTGGTATCCCGATTGTTTGCACCGTGATTGGCGAAGGGGGCTCCGGCGGGGCGCTGGGAATTGGCGTTGGTAATCATCTGATGATGTTCGAGCATTCGATCTATACGGTGGCAACCCCAGAGGCCTGTGCGGCGATCCTGTGGCGGGATGCGGCAAAGTCTTATAAAGCAGCGGAAGCCCTAAAAATTACGGCCACTGATCTTAAAAGCCTGGGCGTGGTCGATCAAATTTTACCCGAACCGATCGGTGGAGCCCATCGCAATCCCCTGGCCGCAGCAGCCACCCTCAAGGAAGCTTTGATCGGCAATCTCGATCGCTTGATCCAACTAGAGCCAGGTCAGCTTAAGCAGCACCGCTATGAAAAGTTCCGCCAGATCGGTGTTTTTCTCGAATAA
- a CDS encoding NAD-dependent epimerase/dehydratase family protein — protein MKVLVIGGDGYCGWATALYLSSRGHEVAIIDSLVRRHWDNELGVSTLTPIAPIQKRIDRWQGVSGKKIGLHVGDITNYDFLSSVFRQVEPGAVVHFGEQRSAPFSMIDREHAVATQVNNVVGTLNVLYAIRNDFPDCHLVKLGTMGEYGTPNIDIEEGYITIEHNGRKDTLPYPKQPGSFYHLSKVHDSHNIHFACKIWGVRATDLNQGVVYGVLTEETGSDEYLINRLDYDGVFGTALNRFCIQAAVGHPLTVYGKGGQTRAFLDIRDTVRCVEIAINNPADAGEFRVFNQFTELFSIIDLAHMVQKAGQTMGIKVEINNLENPRVELEEHYFNAKNTSLLSLGLQPHLLSDALLDSLLNFAVKYRDRIDQSQILPKVSWRR, from the coding sequence ATGAAAGTTTTAGTTATTGGTGGTGATGGCTACTGCGGCTGGGCTACAGCGCTATATTTGTCTAGCCGAGGTCACGAAGTGGCAATCATCGACAGTTTGGTGCGCCGCCATTGGGACAATGAGCTAGGTGTTAGTACCCTTACCCCGATCGCCCCAATTCAAAAGCGGATCGATCGCTGGCAGGGTGTATCTGGTAAGAAAATAGGTTTACATGTTGGTGATATTACTAACTATGATTTCCTTAGTTCCGTGTTTCGCCAGGTTGAGCCTGGAGCAGTAGTTCACTTTGGTGAGCAGCGATCGGCTCCTTTCTCGATGATCGATCGGGAACATGCGGTGGCCACCCAGGTTAATAATGTGGTTGGCACCCTCAATGTGCTGTATGCGATCAGAAATGACTTCCCCGATTGCCATCTGGTCAAGCTGGGCACAATGGGTGAATATGGCACACCAAATATTGACATTGAAGAAGGCTACATTACGATCGAGCACAATGGCCGCAAGGATACATTGCCATATCCCAAGCAACCGGGCTCTTTCTATCACCTCAGTAAGGTGCATGATAGCCATAATATTCACTTTGCCTGTAAAATCTGGGGCGTAAGAGCTACCGATCTAAACCAGGGTGTGGTTTATGGCGTGCTGACCGAAGAAACCGGCAGCGATGAATATTTAATCAATCGCCTCGATTATGACGGTGTATTTGGTACTGCCCTCAATCGCTTCTGTATTCAAGCGGCGGTTGGTCATCCCCTCACTGTATATGGCAAGGGTGGCCAAACTCGTGCTTTTCTGGACATCAGAGACACGGTGCGCTGTGTAGAAATTGCGATCAATAATCCCGCTGATGCCGGTGAATTTAGGGTATTTAACCAATTTACCGAGTTGTTCTCGATTATTGACCTGGCGCATATGGTGCAAAAGGCTGGCCAAACAATGGGGATCAAGGTGGAAATTAATAACCTGGAAAATCCCCGCGTGGAGCTAGAAGAGCATTATTTTAATGCCAAAAATACCAGTTTGCTGTCGCTCGGTTTGCAACCCCATCTGTTGTCGGATGCTTTGCTTGATTCACTGTTGAACTTTGCGGTCAAATACCGCGATCGGATCGATCAATCGCAAATTCTGCCCAAGGTTTCCTGGCGGCGCTAA
- a CDS encoding response regulator — protein MVERGYSVLIVDDSEMNRDTLARRLRQQGCKITMAADGKEALKILSKQLFDLILLDIMMPEVDGYTVLGKVKASETLQHMPVIMISALEELDSVMRCMEMGAEDYLTKPFDPVLLKAAIARSLSKNPPRATTAPEIPAAPLAKPQQMGGQKTTLQSSSTTPRTRQPTNPSLRPSSKPATEAMSIEEVVSRLIRSGKMSRKGYSHLSRAIFNATFAKRTLTEQEYNQLNLVFSYIHTGKIKIID, from the coding sequence ATGGTGGAGCGAGGCTATAGCGTACTGATTGTAGATGATAGCGAAATGAACCGAGATACCCTGGCGCGTCGTCTCCGGCAGCAAGGGTGCAAAATAACCATGGCCGCAGATGGCAAAGAAGCCCTCAAAATACTCAGTAAGCAGCTATTTGACCTGATTCTGCTCGACATTATGATGCCGGAGGTAGATGGCTATACGGTGCTGGGCAAAGTCAAGGCCAGCGAGACCCTCCAGCATATGCCGGTAATTATGATTTCCGCTCTAGAGGAACTAGATAGCGTGATGCGTTGCATGGAAATGGGGGCAGAGGATTATTTAACCAAACCCTTTGATCCGGTATTACTAAAAGCAGCGATCGCCCGTAGTCTGAGTAAAAACCCACCCAGAGCCACTACCGCACCAGAAATTCCAGCCGCACCGCTAGCCAAGCCCCAGCAGATGGGTGGCCAAAAAACGACTCTGCAATCATCATCAACCACGCCAAGAACTAGACAACCAACTAATCCATCACTGCGCCCCAGCAGTAAACCAGCCACCGAAGCGATGAGCATTGAAGAGGTGGTCTCGCGTCTGATTCGCTCTGGCAAGATGAGTCGTAAGGGTTATAGCCACTTAAGTAGAGCTATTTTTAATGCCACCTTTGCCAAACGCACCCTGACTGAGCAGGAATATAATCAACTTAATTTAGTGTTCAGCTATATTCACACTGGCAAGATCAAAATTATTGACTAG
- a CDS encoding diguanylate cyclase, with amino-acid sequence MPNHEDFNLLIVDDNEMNRDVLRRHLVRQGYQQILAAENGKEALEMLSGHNFDLILLDIQMPQMNGYELLAYLKADLKLSHIPVIMISAVDEIDSVVRCIEMGAEDYLHKPFNRVLLKARTSACLEKKRLRDQEEIYRQQLEEANKKLAEVNQQLEQLSKLDGLTGIANRRYFDDAIAKAWSIAVAEKQTIALIIFDIDFFKQFNDAYGHQAGDECLKQVARVAQRTIKRPHDVVARYGGEEFVVILPNTPLSGAEKLARELRQDVENLQINHAYSAASMYVTISLGVTAVLAGGDRGYSEIIANADKALFLAKQQGKNQVQVWHDGLSAGLIT; translated from the coding sequence ATGCCAAATCATGAAGATTTTAACCTATTAATCGTTGACGATAATGAAATGAACCGTGACGTGTTGCGGCGACATTTGGTACGTCAGGGATATCAACAAATACTCGCGGCGGAAAATGGTAAAGAAGCGCTCGAAATGCTTAGTGGGCATAATTTTGACCTAATCCTCCTAGATATTCAAATGCCCCAGATGAATGGCTATGAATTGCTGGCATATTTGAAAGCAGATCTTAAACTGAGCCACATCCCAGTGATTATGATCTCCGCTGTAGACGAGATTGATAGTGTGGTCAGATGCATTGAAATGGGGGCAGAGGATTATTTACACAAGCCCTTTAATCGGGTGTTGCTGAAGGCGCGCACCAGTGCCTGCCTAGAGAAAAAACGCCTCCGCGATCAAGAAGAAATTTACCGACAGCAACTAGAAGAAGCCAATAAAAAATTGGCGGAAGTTAATCAGCAGCTAGAGCAACTCTCTAAATTGGATGGTTTAACTGGGATTGCCAATCGCCGCTATTTTGATGATGCGATCGCTAAGGCCTGGTCGATCGCAGTCGCCGAGAAGCAAACGATCGCGCTGATCATTTTTGATATTGACTTCTTTAAACAATTTAATGATGCCTATGGCCATCAGGCTGGTGATGAATGCTTAAAACAAGTTGCCAGAGTTGCCCAGCGCACGATCAAGCGCCCCCATGATGTTGTGGCCAGATATGGCGGTGAAGAATTTGTGGTTATTTTACCCAATACGCCTTTGAGCGGGGCGGAGAAATTGGCAAGAGAGCTACGGCAGGATGTGGAGAACTTGCAGATTAATCATGCATATTCGGCTGCCAGTATGTATGTCACCATCAGCTTAGGGGTTACGGCAGTGCTGGCTGGTGGCGATCGTGGTTATTCGGAAATAATTGCCAATGCTGATAAAGCGCTCTTTTTGGCTAAGCAGCAGGGTAAGAACCAGGTGCAAGTTTGGCATGATGGTCTTAGTGCTGGCCTAATTACCTAG
- a CDS encoding response regulator encodes MTRILLVEDNEMNRDMLSRRLIRKGFKVEIATDGKQGLAIAQADPPDLILMDMSLPVLDGWEATRQLKTNTITQHIPVIGLSAHAMTGDREKGMAAGCNDYDTKPIEFKRLLGKIQALLNQNAKS; translated from the coding sequence ATGACTAGGATTCTGCTGGTTGAAGATAATGAAATGAATCGGGATATGCTATCGCGGCGGCTGATCCGCAAGGGGTTTAAGGTTGAAATCGCCACCGATGGTAAGCAAGGGTTGGCGATCGCCCAAGCAGACCCCCCAGACCTGATTTTAATGGATATGAGTTTGCCCGTACTGGATGGCTGGGAGGCCACTAGACAGCTCAAAACAAATACCATTACTCAGCATATTCCGGTGATTGGGCTATCGGCCCATGCCATGACTGGCGATCGTGAAAAGGGCATGGCCGCAGGTTGTAATGACTACGACACCAAACCGATCGAATTTAAGCGTCTTTTAGGTAAAATCCAAGCATTGCTAAACCAAAATGCCAAATCATGA
- a CDS encoding LysR family transcriptional regulator yields MKQATLHQLKVFEVAARHGSFTRAAEELFLTQPTVSMQIKQLTKAVGLPLFEQVGKRLYLTEAGKELFSTCQNIFGLLSQFEMTVANMKGMKQGSLSLAVVTTAKYVIPRLLGPFCQRFPGIDVSLKVTNHERLLERLGNNKDDLYILSKPPTNTDISSYPFLENPLVVLAPSNHPLVNESNIPIERLAQEPFIMREPGSNTRRTVEKLFAEHDVSAQIRLELSSNEAIKQAIAGGLGISVLSLHTLALEGASNQIKILDVEHFPIMSHWYVINLSSKQLSVVAETFLDYLKNEGKEIADQSVVPLQKNMKDASKAAVSL; encoded by the coding sequence TTGAAGCAAGCAACTCTACATCAGTTAAAGGTATTTGAAGTAGCAGCTCGTCATGGCAGTTTTACTCGCGCTGCTGAAGAGTTATTTCTAACTCAGCCGACAGTATCCATGCAAATCAAGCAGCTCACCAAAGCCGTTGGTTTACCTCTGTTTGAGCAAGTAGGCAAGCGGTTATATCTAACTGAGGCTGGGAAAGAATTATTTAGCACCTGCCAGAATATCTTTGGTCTCTTGTCACAGTTTGAAATGACAGTGGCGAATATGAAGGGGATGAAACAGGGTAGCCTGAGTCTGGCTGTAGTAACTACCGCAAAATATGTAATTCCCCGGCTATTAGGGCCATTCTGCCAACGATTTCCTGGGATTGATGTATCGCTCAAGGTTACCAATCATGAGCGTCTTCTAGAGCGATTGGGAAATAATAAGGATGATTTGTATATCCTCAGTAAACCGCCCACTAATACTGATATTTCCTCATATCCATTCCTAGAGAATCCACTGGTGGTACTTGCGCCTAGCAATCATCCGTTGGTAAATGAATCAAATATTCCGATCGAGCGGTTGGCCCAAGAGCCGTTTATAATGCGTGAGCCTGGTTCAAATACGCGTAGAACTGTAGAGAAACTGTTTGCCGAGCATGATGTATCGGCGCAAATCCGCTTGGAGTTATCCAGTAATGAGGCGATCAAACAGGCGATCGCTGGTGGTTTGGGCATATCAGTGCTTTCATTGCACACCCTGGCACTTGAAGGAGCTAGCAATCAAATTAAAATTCTTGATGTTGAGCATTTCCCGATTATGAGCCACTGGTATGTGATCAACCTGTCTAGTAAGCAATTATCGGTGGTGGCAGAAACCTTCCTGGACTACCTTAAGAACGAAGGCAAAGAGATTGCCGACCAAAGTGTAGTGCCATTGCAAAAGAATATGAAGGATGCCAGTAAAGCGGCTGTATCCCTCTAA
- a CDS encoding sulfate/molybdate ABC transporter ATP-binding protein — translation MGIVVQNVSKYYGDFKAVDNINLEVESGSLVALLGPSGSGKSTLLRLIAGLEIPDTGEVFLTGENATHQDVRDRNIGFVFQHYALFRHMTVRQNIAFGLEIRKRPKAEIKPKVDELLKLVQLAGLGNRFPSQLSGGQRQRVALARALAVEPKVLLLDEPFGALDAKVRKELRAWLRRLHDEVHVTSVFVTHDQEEAMEVADSIVVMNKGLIEQVGTPEQIYDHPATPFVMSFIGPVNVVPNNLSAFSSSGHAFDEHEHVYIRPQDILIETAANGSTLPARINRIIHLGWEVQAEVVLDDGQVLTAHLTRDRFHDLNLQPRQTVYVRPRGVRAFPLNYSI, via the coding sequence GTGGGCATAGTGGTTCAGAATGTATCGAAATACTATGGAGACTTTAAAGCCGTTGATAATATTAATCTGGAGGTCGAATCGGGATCGCTGGTGGCCTTGTTGGGGCCTTCGGGTTCGGGGAAATCGACTCTTTTGCGCCTGATCGCTGGCCTGGAAATTCCCGACACGGGCGAGGTTTTTCTGACCGGTGAGAATGCCACCCACCAGGATGTGCGCGATCGTAATATTGGCTTTGTGTTTCAGCACTATGCCCTGTTTCGCCACATGACCGTGCGCCAGAATATTGCCTTTGGCCTAGAGATTCGCAAACGCCCCAAAGCCGAAATCAAGCCTAAAGTAGATGAACTCCTAAAATTGGTGCAGTTGGCTGGGTTGGGCAATCGCTTCCCCTCTCAGCTTTCCGGCGGTCAACGTCAGCGGGTCGCCCTGGCCAGAGCTCTGGCTGTGGAGCCCAAGGTTTTATTGCTAGATGAGCCATTTGGGGCGCTCGATGCCAAAGTCCGCAAAGAACTCCGCGCCTGGTTACGCCGTTTGCATGATGAGGTGCATGTGACCAGTGTGTTTGTGACCCACGATCAAGAAGAAGCAATGGAGGTGGCCGATTCGATCGTGGTGATGAATAAGGGCTTGATTGAACAAGTGGGCACACCAGAGCAAATCTATGATCATCCGGCCACGCCTTTTGTAATGAGTTTCATTGGTCCGGTGAATGTGGTACCAAATAATCTATCGGCTTTTTCCAGCAGCGGCCATGCCTTTGATGAACATGAGCATGTTTATATTCGTCCCCAGGATATTTTGATCGAAACTGCTGCCAATGGCTCGACGCTTCCTGCCCGGATTAATCGGATTATCCATCTGGGCTGGGAAGTGCAAGCAGAGGTGGTGCTTGATGATGGTCAGGTATTAACTGCTCATCTCACCCGCGATCGCTTTCATGATCTCAATCTCCAACCACGCCAAACGGTCTATGTCCGGCCACGTGGCGTGCGAGCTTTTCCCTTGAATTATTCAATTTGA